In Aestuariibaculum lutulentum, one DNA window encodes the following:
- the pth gene encoding aminoacyl-tRNA hydrolase encodes MKKYLIVGLGNIGDKYEHTRHNIGFKILDYFAKAEDVTFTTQKLGDVAEYKLKGRTFILLKPNTYMNLSGKAVLYWLTKEKIPLENLLVITDDLNLPFGSIRVKAKGSDGGHNGLKDIQAKLNTTNYNRYRFGISDTFNKGQQVDYVLGEWTDEENDKLKERLEKSVELIKSFGLAGLSNTMNSFNGK; translated from the coding sequence ATGAAGAAGTACTTAATCGTTGGTTTAGGAAACATAGGAGACAAATATGAACATACCCGTCATAATATTGGGTTTAAAATTTTAGATTATTTCGCTAAAGCGGAAGATGTTACTTTTACAACTCAAAAATTAGGAGACGTCGCTGAATATAAATTAAAAGGAAGAACTTTTATTTTGTTGAAGCCAAATACCTATATGAATTTGAGTGGAAAGGCTGTATTATATTGGTTGACTAAGGAAAAAATTCCTTTAGAAAACTTATTAGTTATTACCGATGATTTAAATCTTCCATTTGGAAGCATTCGAGTAAAAGCTAAAGGAAGCGATGGTGGGCATAACGGATTAAAAGACATACAAGCTAAACTGAACACTACCAATTATAATCGTTATAGATTCGGAATTAGTGATACTTTTAATAAAGGTCAGCAGGTCGATTATGTGCTTGGTGAGTGGACAGACGAAGAAAATGATAAGCTAAAAGAACGTTTGGAAAAATCGGTTGAATTAATAAAATCCTTTGGGTTAGCAGGATTATCAAATACTATGAATAGTTTTAATGGAAAGTAA
- a CDS encoding DUF4286 family protein: protein MYIYNVTSNIEDSIHEQWLAWIKEHIPQVLSTGKFKTATLTRVLVEEEMGGVTYSVQYRAISREALDEYFRDHAAVLRNDAVKRFGDKVLSFRTELQIVDEYTVDFK, encoded by the coding sequence ATGTACATATACAACGTAACTTCAAATATAGAAGACTCGATTCACGAGCAATGGTTAGCATGGATTAAAGAACATATTCCGCAGGTATTATCTACTGGAAAGTTTAAAACAGCCACTTTAACACGGGTATTGGTTGAAGAAGAAATGGGAGGTGTTACGTATTCAGTGCAATACAGAGCAATTTCTCGAGAGGCTTTAGATGAATATTTTAGAGACCATGCGGCTGTGCTAAGAAACGATGCCGTAAAACGATTTGGAGATAAAGTGTTATCGTTTAGAACAGAGTTACAAATTGTAGACGAGTATACGGTAGACTTTAAGTAA
- a CDS encoding bifunctional riboflavin kinase/FAD synthetase, with amino-acid sequence MFSLEVISTLDKLPEHDTVVTIGTFDGVHIGHQKIINRLINTGKASHLKSVILTFFPHPRMVLQKDSNIKLINTIDERRAILEGLGLDYLLIKKFTQEFSRLTAEEFVKQILVDTLHAKKVIIGYDHRFGRNRNADINDLRKYGELYGFDVEEISAQDIDDVSVSSTKIRAALEEGDIDKTNAYLGYNFMLTGTVVEGKALGRQIEYPTANIQIEEDYKLIPKQGSYVVKSVIDGKQVFGMMNIGTNPTVKGNKETIEVHFFDFNKDIYGQQIQIDLLHRIRDEKKFESVAALKEQLQKDKETSLTYIASHF; translated from the coding sequence ATTTTTAGTTTGGAAGTTATAAGCACTTTAGATAAGTTACCTGAACATGATACCGTAGTAACTATTGGTACATTCGACGGAGTTCATATAGGGCATCAAAAAATAATCAACCGTTTAATTAATACAGGTAAGGCGTCGCACTTAAAATCTGTAATTCTAACCTTCTTTCCGCATCCACGCATGGTGTTGCAAAAGGATTCAAATATCAAATTAATTAATACTATTGACGAGCGACGTGCTATTTTAGAAGGCTTAGGTTTAGATTATTTACTTATTAAAAAGTTTACACAGGAATTTTCTCGTTTAACAGCCGAGGAGTTTGTAAAGCAAATTCTGGTAGATACGCTTCATGCCAAAAAAGTAATTATTGGTTACGATCATCGTTTTGGTCGAAACAGGAATGCCGATATTAATGATCTTAGAAAGTATGGTGAACTTTACGGGTTTGATGTCGAAGAGATTTCGGCTCAGGATATTGACGATGTTTCAGTAAGTTCTACTAAAATTAGAGCAGCCCTTGAAGAAGGCGATATTGATAAAACGAATGCTTATCTTGGTTATAACTTTATGCTTACAGGAACTGTGGTTGAAGGGAAAGCCTTAGGGAGGCAAATAGAGTATCCAACGGCAAATATTCAAATAGAAGAAGATTATAAGTTAATACCGAAACAAGGTTCTTATGTTGTTAAATCTGTTATTGATGGAAAGCAGGTTTTCGGTATGATGAATATTGGTACAAACCCAACCGTTAAAGGGAATAAAGAAACCATTGAAGTTCATTTTTTCGACTTCAACAAAGATATCTACGGACAGCAAATTCAAATAGACCTGTTACACCGTATTCGCGATGAGAAAAAATTCGAATCGGTAGCGGCTTTAAAAGAACAATTGCAAAAAGATAAAGAAACTTCATTAACATATATTGCATCGCACTTTTAA
- the rsmA gene encoding 16S rRNA (adenine(1518)-N(6)/adenine(1519)-N(6))-dimethyltransferase RsmA, with protein sequence MANNSNQHQVKAKKHLGQHFLNDESVAQDIADTLTLNGYKSVLEIGPGMGVLTKYLLKKDITTYVIEIDTESVEYLQANYLNLAPRIIEKDFLKYDLNEIFKGEPFAIIGNYPYNISTQIVFKMLEMRDQIPEFSGMFQKEVAERICSKEGSKVYGILSVLAQAYYDAEYLFTVPPNVFNPPPKVDSGVMRLIRKADYSLPCDDALFFKVVKAAFQQRRKTIRNSLKTFDLSDNLKANSIFDKRPEQLNVQQFIELTQLIENDIKA encoded by the coding sequence GTGGCAAATAATTCCAATCAACATCAGGTAAAAGCTAAAAAGCATTTAGGACAACATTTCTTAAATGATGAGAGCGTAGCACAAGACATAGCAGATACCCTTACCTTAAACGGTTACAAATCTGTTTTAGAGATTGGTCCGGGTATGGGTGTACTTACAAAATATCTGCTTAAAAAAGACATTACAACGTATGTGATTGAAATTGATACGGAGTCGGTAGAATATTTACAGGCTAATTACCTGAATTTAGCACCAAGAATCATTGAAAAGGATTTCTTAAAGTACGATTTAAACGAAATTTTTAAGGGAGAACCTTTTGCAATTATTGGAAACTACCCGTATAATATTTCAACACAGATTGTTTTTAAAATGTTGGAGATGCGCGACCAGATTCCGGAGTTTTCAGGGATGTTTCAAAAAGAAGTAGCCGAGCGCATCTGCTCTAAAGAAGGCAGTAAGGTTTATGGTATTTTATCTGTTTTGGCTCAGGCATATTATGATGCCGAATATTTATTTACGGTACCGCCAAATGTGTTTAATCCGCCACCAAAGGTCGATTCAGGAGTGATGCGATTAATCCGTAAAGCCGATTACAGTTTGCCATGCGACGATGCTTTATTTTTTAAAGTAGTAAAAGCCGCATTTCAGCAGCGAAGAAAAACCATTCGTAATAGCTTAAAAACATTCGATTTAAGCGATAATTTAAAAGCAAATAGTATATTTGATAAACGCCCGGAACAATTAAATGTTCAGCAGTTTATAGAACTTACTCAATTAATAGAAAACGATATTAAAGCATAG
- a CDS encoding M43 family zinc metalloprotease, whose product MKKKIIFLLLGISFCFNVLAQVDKEQNSLIRCGSDMYNELMLKDYPEMMGSVVYEDNLKKAISIRKSLKQTNTKQTSVVVTIPVVVHVLHNGEDIGLGSNISDAQILSQIDVLNQDFRRQIGTPGYNDHPDGADIEIEFCLVQKSPEGCPTNGIDRIDIGQDGVVETDQEDGYTKVNAFKPSTIWDPSSYLNIWTVAFNGGSGLLGYAQLPGGNSETDGVVINYKHFGSINYDDGSFSLNGPYNEGRTTTHEIGHFLGLYHTFQGGCSGENANSGDFCEDTPAVSEANYNCPVGVDSCPNSGGVDMIENYMDYTQDSCMNIFTQDQKDRMLATLATEINRSSLITSDACSPPASVDDDCSILIQGLNFSDCSQIAPQVRLTNYGSSTMASATISYQIDSGAKQVFNWSGSLDYLEEIIVDLPIQNVALGNHNLVVSVSNPNGNVDARDCNNESTVNFDTAIDVSGTSMLYLSIIPDDYGSEITWEFDDGVKRLTGGPYTDGDRTEITRTFSLRSDGCYTFKIMDSAGDGICCGEYGDGSYQLTDDQDNIVVSGGSYGDEEITSLSALTLSLNDYFSKENIKIYPNPASNTLNISLGITSDLPDGYEIYSALGQKLRKSNVVDNSDLNINTSQLKSGLYFIRIEKEGYFVSYPFVKN is encoded by the coding sequence ATGAAAAAAAAAATAATCTTCCTTCTTCTAGGAATAAGCTTTTGTTTTAATGTTTTGGCGCAAGTCGACAAAGAACAAAATTCTTTAATAAGATGTGGTTCCGATATGTATAATGAACTTATGCTTAAAGATTATCCAGAAATGATGGGTAGTGTGGTGTATGAGGATAATTTGAAAAAAGCCATATCGATTCGTAAATCTTTAAAACAAACAAACACAAAACAAACGTCAGTTGTAGTAACAATCCCTGTGGTTGTTCATGTGCTGCATAACGGAGAAGATATAGGATTAGGTTCTAATATTAGCGATGCTCAAATATTGTCTCAAATAGATGTGCTAAATCAAGATTTTAGACGTCAGATAGGGACACCAGGTTATAATGATCATCCTGACGGAGCTGATATTGAAATTGAATTTTGTTTGGTGCAAAAGTCTCCAGAAGGTTGTCCTACGAATGGTATCGACAGAATTGATATAGGTCAAGATGGGGTTGTTGAGACTGATCAGGAAGACGGTTATACAAAAGTTAATGCATTTAAGCCTTCGACAATATGGGACCCATCCAGTTATTTGAATATATGGACTGTAGCTTTCAATGGTGGGTCTGGGCTGCTCGGTTATGCTCAACTTCCAGGAGGGAACAGTGAGACAGATGGTGTTGTAATTAATTATAAGCATTTTGGAAGTATAAATTACGATGATGGTAGTTTTTCGTTAAATGGCCCCTATAATGAAGGAAGAACAACAACTCATGAAATAGGTCATTTTTTAGGATTATATCATACGTTCCAAGGTGGCTGTTCTGGGGAAAATGCTAATTCAGGAGATTTTTGTGAAGATACTCCGGCGGTAAGCGAGGCGAATTATAACTGTCCAGTAGGTGTCGATTCATGCCCTAACTCAGGGGGAGTGGATATGATTGAGAATTATATGGATTATACGCAAGATTCCTGCATGAATATTTTTACCCAAGATCAAAAAGATAGAATGCTAGCGACTTTAGCAACTGAAATAAACAGAAGTTCATTAATAACATCTGACGCATGCTCACCTCCTGCTTCGGTTGATGATGATTGTAGTATTTTAATACAGGGATTGAATTTTAGTGATTGTTCACAGATTGCACCGCAAGTTAGATTGACAAATTATGGAAGCTCAACAATGGCTTCGGCAACAATCTCTTATCAGATTGACTCAGGGGCAAAACAAGTATTTAATTGGTCAGGGTCGTTAGATTATCTAGAAGAAATAATTGTAGATTTGCCTATTCAAAACGTAGCTTTAGGTAATCATAATTTGGTTGTTTCGGTATCAAACCCGAATGGAAATGTAGACGCTAGAGATTGTAATAACGAGTCTACCGTTAACTTTGATACGGCAATTGATGTTTCAGGTACTTCTATGCTTTATCTGTCTATTATTCCAGATGATTATGGAAGTGAGATTACCTGGGAATTTGATGATGGTGTTAAGCGTCTTACTGGTGGTCCTTATACCGATGGTGATAGAACTGAAATTACCAGAACATTTTCTTTAAGAAGTGATGGTTGCTACACTTTTAAAATTATGGATTCTGCAGGGGACGGTATTTGTTGTGGAGAATATGGAGACGGATCATATCAATTGACAGATGACCAAGATAATATTGTGGTTTCAGGAGGAAGCTATGGAGATGAAGAAATAACTTCACTATCAGCATTAACTTTAAGCTTGAATGATTATTTTTCAAAAGAGAATATTAAAATTTATCCAAATCCAGCATCAAATACTCTAAATATTTCATTGGGTATAACCAGCGATTTACCTGATGGTTATGAGATTTATAGTGCTTTAGGACAAAAACTTAGAAAGTCTAATGTTGTGGATAATTCTGATTTGAATATTAATACATCACAATTAAAATCTGGATTATATTTTATAAGAATTGAAAAAGAAGGGTATTTTGTGTCCTACCCATTTGTGAAAAATTAG
- a CDS encoding tetratricopeptide repeat protein has protein sequence MRCLIILFLIVSSAAFSQSDVLAREYFNNGDFEKALFEYKKLYAESPSNVNYINQIVTTHQELEQYTEAEVFLLKLIERINYPAFKVDLGYNYQLKGDMENARFYYDEALKSIEERPSNVFAVSKSFQNHTLLNETIQAYEKAMVLNPEYNFNLQLAQLNGELGNIEEMFVGYVDFAEANPIALSNVKRFISEFISENDDNENNVIFRKILLKKLQQEPQILWNELLSWLFIQQKDYNKAFMQEKAIFMRQPESLDKIEDLAEITISEDELDIAKDILMFIIENAQDTEVLLNAHYNLIQIETRQTPKEDYSAIDKKYQDLFNQYGVSLLTFKLQLGYAHFLAFTNNEPDKATKFLEDTLKLPLNEMQKAEVKLELGDILVLQEKFNNALIYYTQIQRNLKNSTISQEARFKVAKTSYYKGDFKWAESQLNILKASTSQLIANDALDLKLLITDNKYDSDSLQTALKLYAKADLLAFQNKEEEAIGLLNKILNEHKTEAIIPQALFKQAQLFEALEQFEQAKANYETIVENYSDGILVDDALFSIADIYEHILNQPEKAKSYYEQIIFNHADSIYFVDARKRYRALRGDFIN, from the coding sequence ATGAGATGTCTTATTATTTTATTTCTAATAGTTAGTTCGGCTGCTTTTTCACAAAGTGATGTGCTGGCGCGCGAGTATTTTAATAATGGCGATTTCGAAAAGGCGTTATTTGAATACAAGAAGTTGTATGCCGAATCACCTTCAAATGTGAATTACATTAATCAAATTGTAACAACTCATCAGGAGCTTGAACAATATACTGAAGCAGAGGTATTTCTTTTAAAATTAATAGAGCGCATAAATTATCCGGCCTTTAAAGTCGATCTAGGTTATAATTATCAGCTTAAAGGCGATATGGAAAATGCCAGATTCTATTACGATGAAGCACTTAAAAGTATAGAAGAAAGACCGAGTAATGTATTTGCGGTTTCAAAAAGTTTTCAGAATCACACCTTATTAAACGAAACCATTCAGGCGTACGAAAAGGCAATGGTTTTAAACCCGGAGTATAATTTCAATTTGCAATTGGCACAATTAAATGGAGAGCTGGGAAATATTGAAGAGATGTTTGTTGGCTACGTCGATTTTGCCGAAGCCAATCCTATTGCCTTGAGTAATGTAAAACGATTTATAAGTGAGTTTATAAGTGAGAATGACGATAATGAAAACAATGTCATTTTCAGAAAAATTCTGCTTAAAAAATTACAACAGGAACCACAAATACTTTGGAATGAATTGCTGAGTTGGTTGTTTATTCAACAGAAGGATTACAATAAGGCATTTATGCAGGAGAAGGCCATTTTTATGCGTCAGCCTGAAAGTCTCGATAAAATTGAAGATCTGGCAGAAATTACCATAAGTGAAGACGAACTGGACATTGCTAAAGATATTTTAATGTTCATTATTGAAAATGCTCAGGATACAGAAGTATTACTCAATGCACATTATAATTTAATACAGATTGAAACCAGGCAAACACCAAAGGAAGATTATTCGGCTATCGATAAAAAATATCAGGATTTATTTAATCAGTATGGGGTGTCCTTACTAACTTTTAAATTACAGTTGGGCTATGCTCATTTTTTAGCGTTTACAAATAATGAACCGGATAAGGCTACTAAATTTTTAGAAGACACTTTAAAATTGCCGTTAAATGAAATGCAAAAGGCAGAGGTTAAGCTCGAGCTTGGCGATATTTTAGTACTACAGGAAAAGTTCAACAATGCCTTAATTTATTATACTCAGATTCAACGTAATTTAAAAAATAGCACTATTTCTCAGGAAGCACGTTTTAAAGTTGCAAAAACGAGTTATTATAAAGGTGATTTTAAATGGGCGGAATCACAGCTTAATATTCTTAAAGCCTCAACATCACAATTAATAGCTAATGATGCGTTAGATTTAAAACTCCTGATTACCGATAACAAATACGATTCAGATTCTTTACAGACGGCATTAAAACTTTATGCTAAAGCCGACTTGTTGGCATTTCAAAATAAGGAAGAAGAGGCGATAGGTTTGCTGAATAAAATTCTGAATGAACATAAAACCGAAGCGATAATTCCTCAGGCCTTGTTTAAGCAAGCCCAGTTGTTTGAAGCTCTTGAACAGTTTGAGCAGGCTAAAGCCAATTATGAAACTATTGTAGAAAATTATAGTGATGGTATTTTAGTAGATGATGCACTTTTTAGCATAGCCGATATTTACGAGCATATTCTCAATCAGCCGGAAAAAGCTAAAAGTTATTACGAACAAATTATATTTAATCATGCCGATAGCATTTACTTTGTAGATGCCAGAAAACGCTATCGTGCCTTACGTGGCGATTTTATTAATTAG
- a CDS encoding 50S ribosomal protein L25/general stress protein Ctc, whose amino-acid sequence MKSITINGSQRESVGKKATKALRNAGQVPCVLYGGDKPVHFSAEELAFSKLVYTPNAHTVVIALENGETYNAVLQDIQFHPVTDAIMHIDFYQLFEDKEITMEIPVVLIGNSRGVKNGGVLRKNKRSLRVKALPANLPDFIEADITPLRIGGKLYITTLENDAYKFMHPDNTVVCQVRRSRNSVADTDEDEEEEVEAAAAE is encoded by the coding sequence ATGAAATCAATTACAATCAACGGATCTCAAAGAGAAAGCGTGGGCAAAAAAGCAACTAAAGCCTTACGTAATGCTGGTCAGGTTCCTTGCGTATTATACGGAGGAGATAAGCCAGTTCATTTCTCAGCAGAAGAATTAGCTTTCTCAAAACTAGTATACACGCCTAATGCGCATACAGTTGTGATTGCTTTAGAAAATGGTGAAACTTACAACGCGGTATTACAAGATATCCAATTTCACCCGGTAACCGATGCTATCATGCATATCGACTTCTACCAATTATTCGAAGACAAAGAAATTACTATGGAAATTCCTGTAGTATTAATTGGTAACTCTCGTGGTGTTAAAAATGGTGGTGTTTTACGTAAAAACAAACGTAGCTTAAGAGTTAAAGCTCTTCCAGCTAACTTACCAGATTTTATCGAAGCAGATATCACGCCATTAAGAATTGGTGGTAAATTATACATCACTACTTTAGAAAACGATGCATACAAATTTATGCACCCAGATAACACTGTAGTGTGTCAAGTAAGACGTTCTAGAAACTCAGTTGCTGATACTGATGAGGACGAAGAAGAAGAAGTAGAAGCAGCTGCAGCTGAATAA
- the mgtE gene encoding magnesium transporter, producing the protein MAEETENIQFELTDDLVNQVESLIRLNRDKDLKNLLDDFHYADIAEILDELDLEEAMYVIKLLDSETTADILMELDEDNREKVLRNLSTKEIAEEIAELDTDDAADIIAELPEERRQEVISQIEDEDHKAEITELLKYDEDSAGGLMAKELVKVYDTWTVAGCLRRLRGQAKEVTRVHSVYVVDKQEKLVGRLSLKDLIVAKNEQKIADIYISSVDYVNVNDDAEDVARVMQKYDLEAIPVVDDDMKLLGRITIDDIVDVMKEEAERDYQLAAGISQDVEADDSIFELTKARLPWLLIGMFGGLGAAAIITVFQSAISDLTKISDLTLMKELAMLTSFVPLIQATAGNVGVQSSAIVVQGLANDTIDGKIFKRLFKEFLLGLINGLGIALIVLPITHFLFDTPYLVSTTICIALIAVIVIAALIGTFIPIFLDKRGIDPAVATGPFITTSNDIFGILIYFSIAKLILGF; encoded by the coding sequence TTGGCAGAAGAAACAGAAAACATACAATTTGAGCTAACGGACGATTTAGTAAATCAGGTAGAAAGTCTTATCCGTCTAAACCGCGATAAGGACCTTAAAAACCTGTTAGACGATTTCCATTACGCCGATATTGCCGAGATTCTTGATGAACTGGATCTCGAAGAAGCGATGTATGTTATTAAACTTCTGGATTCTGAAACCACGGCAGATATTTTAATGGAGCTCGATGAAGACAATCGGGAAAAAGTCCTTAGAAATTTATCGACCAAAGAAATTGCCGAAGAAATTGCCGAGCTGGATACCGATGATGCCGCCGACATTATTGCTGAACTTCCAGAAGAACGTCGCCAGGAAGTAATCTCACAAATTGAAGATGAAGATCATAAGGCTGAAATTACAGAACTTCTTAAATATGATGAAGATTCTGCCGGCGGACTTATGGCAAAAGAGCTGGTTAAGGTCTATGACACCTGGACGGTGGCCGGTTGCTTACGTCGTTTGCGCGGACAGGCCAAAGAAGTAACCCGTGTACATTCGGTGTATGTGGTCGATAAGCAGGAAAAACTTGTTGGTCGTTTGTCGCTAAAAGACTTAATAGTTGCTAAAAACGAACAGAAAATTGCCGATATCTATATTTCCAGTGTAGATTATGTTAACGTCAACGACGATGCCGAAGATGTGGCGAGAGTCATGCAGAAATACGATTTGGAGGCTATTCCCGTGGTAGACGATGATATGAAGCTTTTAGGTAGAATTACCATCGACGATATTGTCGATGTTATGAAAGAAGAGGCCGAGCGTGATTACCAGTTAGCTGCCGGTATCTCGCAGGACGTAGAAGCCGATGATAGTATTTTCGAACTCACCAAAGCACGTTTGCCATGGTTACTTATTGGTATGTTTGGCGGACTTGGAGCAGCGGCAATTATTACTGTATTTCAATCGGCAATAAGTGACTTAACAAAAATAAGTGACTTAACATTAATGAAGGAATTGGCAATGCTAACTTCTTTCGTGCCTTTAATTCAGGCCACTGCAGGGAATGTGGGGGTGCAATCTTCAGCTATTGTCGTGCAGGGTCTGGCTAACGATACCATTGACGGCAAAATATTTAAACGTTTATTTAAAGAGTTTTTACTGGGATTGATTAATGGTTTAGGTATTGCATTAATCGTTTTGCCAATAACACACTTTTTATTCGATACCCCATATTTAGTATCAACTACAATTTGTATAGCTCTTATAGCAGTTATTGTTATTGCTGCTTTAATTGGAACTTTTATTCCTATTTTCCTTGATAAAAGAGGTATCGATCCCGCGGTTGCAACGGGACCTTTTATTACAACCAGTAACGATATTTTCGGTATTTTAATTTACTTTTCAATCGCTAAACTTATTTTAGGATTTTAA
- the serS gene encoding serine--tRNA ligase, with amino-acid sequence MLQVPFIRENKDLVINRLAKRNIDATEMINNVIAFDEDRRRIQTELDNTLAESNALSKEIGNLYKSGKAQEANVLKEKTSELKELSKELTEALNTKSTELNELLYKIPNVPNDIVPAGSSEEDNLEVFSEGDIPTLYEGALPHWELAKKYDIIDFELGNKITGAGFPVYKGKGARLQRALIAYFLDKNTEAGYTEFQLPHLVNEASGFGTGQLPDKEGQMYHVTADNLYLIPTAEVPGTNIFRDVVLNESELPIGITGYTPCFRREAGSYGAHVRGLNRLHQFDKVEILRVEHPSKSYEALDGMVEHVKTILQELKLPYRILRLCGGDLGFTSALTYDFEVFSTAQDRWLEISSVSNFETFQANRLKLRFKNSEGKNELAHTLNGSSLALPRVLAGILENYQTEEGIVIPEVLQPYTGFKIID; translated from the coding sequence ATGTTACAAGTCCCTTTTATTAGAGAAAACAAAGATTTGGTAATTAATCGCTTAGCAAAACGTAATATCGATGCGACTGAGATGATTAATAATGTTATTGCATTTGATGAAGACAGACGTCGAATTCAAACAGAATTAGATAACACCTTAGCTGAATCGAATGCGTTATCCAAAGAAATAGGAAACTTGTACAAGTCTGGAAAAGCTCAGGAAGCAAATGTGCTAAAGGAAAAAACAAGCGAGTTAAAAGAGCTTTCAAAAGAACTTACTGAGGCATTAAATACGAAATCAACCGAGTTGAATGAGTTGCTTTATAAAATTCCTAATGTACCTAATGATATTGTTCCGGCAGGTTCAAGCGAAGAAGATAATTTAGAGGTTTTCAGCGAAGGTGATATTCCAACATTATACGAAGGGGCTTTACCACACTGGGAACTGGCTAAGAAATACGATATTATCGATTTCGAATTAGGAAATAAAATTACCGGAGCAGGCTTTCCGGTTTATAAAGGTAAAGGCGCGCGTTTACAACGTGCATTAATTGCATACTTTTTAGATAAAAATACAGAAGCAGGTTACACAGAATTTCAGTTGCCGCATTTAGTGAATGAGGCTTCAGGTTTCGGTACAGGTCAGTTACCAGATAAAGAAGGACAAATGTATCATGTAACCGCCGATAATTTATATTTAATTCCAACGGCTGAGGTTCCTGGAACAAACATTTTTAGAGATGTAGTGCTTAATGAAAGCGAGTTGCCAATTGGAATTACTGGATATACACCATGTTTCCGTCGTGAGGCTGGAAGTTACGGAGCGCATGTAAGAGGGTTAAACCGTTTACATCAGTTTGATAAAGTTGAAATTTTACGTGTGGAGCACCCAAGTAAATCTTACGAGGCTTTAGATGGTATGGTAGAGCATGTAAAAACCATTTTACAGGAGCTTAAATTACCATACAGAATTCTAAGATTATGCGGAGGTGATTTAGGGTTTACTTCGGCGTTGACTTACGATTTTGAAGTGTTCTCTACAGCGCAGGATCGTTGGTTAGAAATTTCATCGGTGTCTAATTTTGAAACCTTCCAGGCAAACCGTTTAAAACTGCGCTTTAAAAACAGTGAAGGTAAAAACGAATTGGCGCATACTTTAAATGGAAGTTCTTTAGCTTTACCTCGTGTTTTAGCTGGAATTTTAGAGAATTATCAAACCGAAGAGGGCATTGTAATTCCTGAGGTTTTACAACCGTATACAGGTTTTAAAATCATTGATTAA
- a CDS encoding ribose-phosphate pyrophosphokinase, with amino-acid sequence MPTIVTEAKIFACTQSQVLGEKIAKAFGTELGKVKMSTYSDGEFQPSYEESIRGTRIFIIGSTNPGPENLMEMLLMIDAAKRASARHITAVLPYYGWARQDRKDKPRVPIAAKLVAKTLEAAGATRIITMDLHADQIQGFFEKPVDHLFASTIFLPYLQSLGLDNLTIASPDMGGSKRAYAYAKTLGSDVVICYKQRAKANVISHMELIGDVTGKNVVLVDDMVDTAGTLTKAADLMMERGALSVRAICTHALLSGNAYDNLNNSNLEELIVTDSIPVKPLSDKIRVLSCADLFAEVMEKVHNNQSIASKFVM; translated from the coding sequence ATGCCGACAATTGTAACTGAAGCCAAAATTTTTGCATGTACCCAAAGCCAGGTACTGGGAGAGAAAATCGCTAAGGCTTTTGGAACCGAATTAGGAAAAGTGAAAATGTCGACTTACAGTGATGGGGAGTTTCAACCATCATATGAAGAGTCGATTAGAGGTACTCGTATCTTTATTATTGGTTCGACAAATCCAGGACCGGAAAACTTAATGGAAATGTTGTTAATGATTGATGCTGCTAAGCGTGCATCGGCAAGACACATCACCGCTGTTTTACCATATTATGGATGGGCAAGACAAGATAGAAAAGATAAGCCAAGAGTGCCTATTGCTGCAAAACTTGTTGCTAAAACTTTAGAAGCTGCCGGAGCTACCAGAATTATCACCATGGATTTACATGCTGATCAAATTCAAGGGTTCTTCGAGAAACCAGTTGACCATTTATTTGCTTCAACTATTTTCTTACCATATTTACAAAGCTTAGGGTTAGATAATTTAACTATCGCATCGCCAGATATGGGTGGTTCTAAGCGTGCTTATGCTTATGCAAAAACCTTAGGAAGTGATGTAGTTATTTGTTACAAGCAACGTGCAAAAGCCAATGTAATTTCTCATATGGAATTAATTGGTGATGTAACTGGTAAGAATGTGGTATTAGTTGATGATATGGTTGATACCGCAGGAACATTAACTAAAGCAGCCGATTTAATGATGGAGCGAGGTGCATTAAGCGTTAGAGCAATATGTACACATGCGTTATTGTCTGGTAATGCTTACGATAATTTAAATAATTCAAATTTAGAAGAACTTATAGTAACAGACTCTATTCCTGTTAAGCCATTAAGCGATAAGATTAGAGTATTAAGTTGTGCCGATTTATTCGCTGAGGTGATGGAAAAAGTACACAACAACCAATCTATTGCTTCTAAATTTGTAATGTAA